From the Shewanella amazonensis SB2B genome, one window contains:
- a CDS encoding VRR-NUC domain-containing protein has product MANTLDDPDYYLRHFSVLLNGLGRYRDLLSENELKLQDCPNTLPSGALRLLVRLLSRRGGYFRISKLSYPDIPELAQACAELEQQGFITLGESPEPGILSSLITRNELAAAISKLQPVGIEEDVDTRASAKHPHDSPPLKTATKQQLIAHADTTLLADGTTLWTGIARQFRDDVLRLDATAAYDTLRLLYFGNAWQQSDEFVVTELGYRRYEDYRLDEANRRFDTRHEVELALLCADVAQALEDTRQLPLATLEDLVEVLKSQLSSCVSLEFSAEPKPQFLCDTGRQGRKLGHLLSRIAREYERRDLTEQALFLYQGLELVPARERRVRCLEALGRYQEAFHGAKALFESPLADEEYHASLRMLPRLAKKAGLRWHNLAPLSLSEQKLELAAKPGVEYAALKHFDAQGIAGWHLENAFSCGLFGLALWDILFAPVKGAFDHPFQTAPSDMYQPEFSQRRQAMLDERLFALNQGDLSMLSRHFHRKHGIANDWVNWTLWSETLLTSLLPYLTGPFVASLVERLLQDLRARRSGFPDLVLIRDGQLAFVEVKGPGDRLADHQKDWLSWLGNKEMASEVLWVTWRTEQATDEEAKDVIGATRP; this is encoded by the coding sequence TTGGCTAACACCCTCGACGATCCCGATTATTACCTCAGACACTTCAGCGTTTTGCTGAATGGTCTTGGTCGCTATCGGGATCTGTTGTCTGAGAATGAACTCAAGCTTCAAGATTGTCCAAATACGCTGCCTTCAGGCGCTCTGAGGCTGCTGGTGCGGTTACTGAGCCGTCGCGGCGGTTATTTTCGTATCAGCAAGCTGAGTTACCCAGACATCCCAGAATTGGCCCAGGCCTGTGCTGAGCTTGAGCAGCAGGGGTTTATCACCCTTGGCGAGTCACCCGAGCCGGGCATACTATCATCCCTTATTACCCGTAATGAGCTTGCAGCGGCTATTTCAAAGCTGCAACCTGTCGGTATAGAAGAGGATGTGGATACCAGGGCGAGCGCTAAGCACCCTCATGATTCACCGCCGCTCAAAACCGCAACCAAACAGCAACTCATTGCCCATGCTGACACCACGTTACTGGCAGATGGCACCACACTTTGGACAGGCATAGCGAGGCAGTTCAGAGATGATGTACTCCGGCTCGATGCTACAGCTGCCTACGACACCTTAAGGCTGTTGTATTTTGGTAACGCCTGGCAGCAATCGGACGAGTTTGTTGTTACTGAGCTCGGTTATCGCCGCTACGAGGACTATCGGCTGGATGAAGCCAACCGACGATTTGATACCCGCCATGAAGTCGAGCTCGCCTTGTTGTGTGCCGATGTAGCCCAAGCGTTGGAAGACACAAGACAGCTGCCTTTGGCCACACTGGAAGACCTGGTTGAGGTGCTCAAAAGCCAGCTGTCTTCATGTGTGAGCCTGGAATTTTCAGCTGAACCCAAGCCTCAATTTTTGTGTGATACCGGCAGGCAAGGGCGCAAACTGGGTCATCTGCTCAGCCGTATCGCCAGAGAGTATGAACGCAGGGACTTAACCGAGCAGGCGCTGTTCCTGTATCAAGGCCTTGAGCTTGTCCCCGCCCGTGAGCGGCGGGTGCGCTGTCTGGAGGCCCTCGGCCGTTACCAGGAGGCCTTTCATGGGGCGAAGGCACTCTTTGAATCGCCTCTGGCCGACGAGGAGTACCACGCCAGCCTGCGCATGTTGCCAAGACTCGCCAAAAAAGCGGGGTTACGTTGGCATAATCTTGCCCCCTTGAGCCTGTCTGAACAAAAACTGGAATTGGCCGCTAAGCCTGGGGTTGAGTATGCCGCTCTCAAACACTTTGATGCTCAGGGCATAGCGGGTTGGCACCTCGAAAACGCGTTCAGCTGTGGCCTTTTCGGTTTGGCGTTGTGGGATATCCTGTTTGCGCCGGTAAAAGGGGCGTTTGATCATCCCTTTCAGACCGCGCCATCGGACATGTATCAGCCGGAGTTCAGTCAGCGGCGCCAGGCCATGCTGGATGAGCGCTTGTTTGCGCTTAATCAGGGTGATCTTTCCATGCTTAGCCGTCATTTTCACCGTAAGCACGGCATTGCCAATGACTGGGTGAATTGGACGTTGTGGAGCGAAACCCTGTTAACCTCTTTGCTGCCGTATCTCACAGGCCCCTTTGTGGCGTCCTTGGTAGAGAGGTTATTGCAGGACCTGCGTGCCAGACGCAGTGGTTTTCCTGATTTGGTATTGATTCGGGATGGACAACTTGCCTTTGTCGAAGTTAAAGGACCCGGAGATCGCCTTGCCGATCATCAAAAGGATTGGCTGAGCTGGCTTGGCAACAAAGAGATGGCAAGTGAGGTTCTCTGGGTTACGTGGCGTACTGAGCAAGCGACCGATGAGGAAGCGAAAGATGTCATTGGAGCAACACGTCCCTAG
- a CDS encoding GGDEF domain-containing protein, whose protein sequence is MQLVWQVPKRAALLFHLVAMATLVLYCAYRVSLGHWPMVFIYGLSLIPLTLSFVKELRGQASPVNRMVTLLLVSIGIAATCLEIGYAGMIFIFPAIFIYFFLFNIRAALMLSSAFTALCLICGAQVEANDVIARFAVASVNCIIFGAVFAFILAKQHDSLVQIAQRDPLTGLFNRSKLELDLAALAPATQAILMLLDVDHFKRINDVHGHQMGDKVLTSLGKLLDALLPDVATAYRFGGEEFLVLFNLTEPSAFNETALNLAKTTAGRFQAALRCVDVVPGSTITCSIGIAQRIAGEHIPPWFDRADAALYRAKRSGRDQVCVFEETFDAEDIPIKDTVTDSDTAIDALDTGLGNK, encoded by the coding sequence GTGCAACTGGTCTGGCAGGTTCCCAAACGCGCAGCGCTGCTGTTTCATCTCGTGGCCATGGCAACCCTGGTGCTTTACTGCGCCTATCGTGTGTCCCTCGGACACTGGCCCATGGTGTTTATTTACGGCCTGTCACTCATCCCACTCACCCTGTCATTTGTAAAAGAACTCCGTGGTCAGGCAAGCCCGGTGAACCGTATGGTAACCCTGCTGTTGGTGTCCATTGGTATCGCAGCCACCTGCCTTGAAATTGGCTACGCCGGGATGATTTTTATCTTTCCCGCCATCTTCATTTATTTTTTTCTGTTTAATATCCGGGCAGCGCTGATGCTCTCGAGTGCATTTACCGCGCTGTGCCTCATCTGCGGCGCGCAGGTCGAGGCTAACGATGTGATAGCCCGCTTCGCCGTCGCCTCGGTCAATTGCATCATTTTTGGCGCAGTTTTCGCTTTCATCCTTGCGAAACAGCACGACTCTTTGGTGCAAATCGCCCAGCGCGATCCTCTTACGGGTTTGTTTAATCGAAGCAAACTGGAGTTGGATCTGGCTGCGCTCGCCCCGGCAACTCAGGCCATACTCATGCTGCTGGATGTAGACCATTTTAAAAGGATCAACGATGTACATGGTCATCAGATGGGTGATAAGGTGCTGACATCGTTGGGAAAGCTATTGGATGCCCTGCTGCCGGATGTGGCGACCGCCTACCGCTTTGGTGGTGAAGAGTTTCTGGTGCTGTTTAACCTGACAGAACCCTCTGCATTCAATGAGACTGCGCTCAATCTTGCCAAGACAACCGCCGGGCGGTTTCAGGCGGCATTGCGCTGTGTCGATGTGGTGCCCGGCAGCACCATTACCTGTTCCATCGGTATCGCCCAGCGGATCGCGGGCGAACATATTCCGCCCTGGTTTGACCGGGCAGATGCTGCCCTGTATCGCGCCAAGCGTTCAGGACGAGATCAGGTGTGTGTATTCGAAGAGACTTTTGACGCCGAAGACATCCCCATAAAAGACACAGTAACCGACTCAGATACGGCGATAGATGCCTTGGATACCGGGCTGGGTAACAAATAG
- a CDS encoding hydrogenase maturation nickel metallochaperone HypA/HybF produces MHEFSIVQALLDSCEQHARSVGATGISRVSIRIGALSGVEPALLATAFDTFKLDGRCANASLDMEIEPLRLDCNECGYQGEADGHRVLCPKCQSPFTRVIGGEDMLLLQLELTGTDRTEAY; encoded by the coding sequence ATGCATGAATTTTCCATCGTCCAGGCGCTGCTCGACAGCTGCGAGCAACATGCCCGCAGCGTCGGGGCAACTGGGATAAGTCGGGTCAGTATTCGCATTGGCGCCCTGAGTGGTGTCGAGCCCGCCCTGCTTGCCACGGCTTTTGATACCTTTAAGCTGGATGGTCGCTGCGCCAACGCCAGTCTGGACATGGAAATAGAACCCCTGAGGCTCGATTGCAATGAATGCGGTTACCAGGGCGAGGCAGATGGCCACAGGGTGTTGTGTCCAAAGTGTCAGAGTCCCTTCACCCGGGTAATCGGTGGTGAAGATATGTTGCTTTTACAGCTTGAACTCACTGGAACCGACCGGACAGAAGCTTACTGA
- the hypE gene encoding hydrogenase expression/formation protein HypE has protein sequence MSTNSIQLAHGGGGLEMNKLIRNLFFKAFDNCILRNEEDAALLNLQGPTAFTTDSFTVSPLFFAGGDIGKLAIAGTVNDLAMMGAEPQYLSLGVIIEEGFPMASLETIVASMASELKKCGAKIVCGDTKVVPKGCADGLFLNTTGVGRIVKPGLSAKRLMPGDAILVSGDIGRHGAAILMAREGLELESGLVSDCATLWGAVEQLLVHPFDIHAMRDATRGGLSAVLNEWAAASDVMIEVDEAAVPVSDEVKGLCELYGFEATDLANEGTFVMALPAAQADGALEVLKRFGHCENAVIIGRVGESPAGRVILHTPWGSNRYLDLPAGELLPRIC, from the coding sequence ATGTCGACTAACAGTATTCAGCTTGCCCACGGTGGCGGCGGCCTGGAAATGAATAAACTCATTCGTAACCTGTTTTTCAAGGCCTTTGATAATTGCATCCTGAGAAATGAAGAAGATGCCGCGCTGCTGAACCTGCAGGGCCCCACCGCCTTTACCACAGACTCTTTCACCGTATCACCGCTGTTTTTTGCCGGGGGCGACATAGGCAAGCTGGCCATTGCCGGTACGGTCAATGATTTGGCCATGATGGGCGCCGAGCCCCAGTATTTAAGCCTTGGGGTAATCATTGAAGAAGGCTTCCCCATGGCATCACTCGAAACCATAGTGGCCTCCATGGCCAGCGAGCTGAAAAAGTGCGGTGCTAAAATCGTCTGCGGCGATACCAAGGTGGTTCCCAAAGGCTGTGCCGATGGTCTCTTTTTAAACACCACAGGGGTGGGCCGTATTGTGAAACCGGGCTTGTCAGCCAAACGCCTGATGCCCGGTGATGCGATTCTGGTGTCCGGCGACATAGGACGCCACGGGGCGGCCATCCTGATGGCGCGGGAAGGACTGGAGCTGGAGTCCGGCCTTGTGAGCGACTGTGCCACCCTCTGGGGCGCAGTTGAGCAGCTCTTGGTGCATCCGTTCGATATCCATGCCATGCGCGACGCTACCCGGGGCGGACTTTCCGCCGTACTGAATGAGTGGGCCGCTGCCTCTGATGTGATGATTGAAGTCGACGAGGCTGCCGTTCCTGTGAGCGATGAAGTAAAAGGCCTGTGTGAACTCTACGGCTTTGAGGCCACAGATCTCGCCAATGAAGGCACCTTCGTCATGGCGCTGCCTGCCGCGCAGGCTGACGGTGCACTGGAGGTCCTCAAGCGCTTTGGCCATTGCGAGAATGCGGTCATCATAGGCCGCGTCGGTGAAAGCCCGGCCGGGCGAGTGATACTGCACACCCCATGGGGCAGTAACAGGTACCTCGACCTGCCCGCCGGTGAATTACTGCCAAGGATTTGCTGA
- the hypD gene encoding hydrogenase formation protein HypD, whose product MPNQAINEPDSSLKLKSLYEGFRDAGTIRALAARINSAAQNLSEPLYIMEVCGGHTHTIMKYGLLGLIPDNVKFIHGPGCPVCVMPKERIDQAIALAKMDDVILLTLGDMIRVPGSKGSLAQARASGADVRPLYDPLDALAIARDNPDKTVVFFAIGFETSTPMTAVLLQQAEHAALPNLLFHINHVLVPPAIDAVMAEPATKVNAFIGPAHVSVISGAKIYRRAADVHHTPVVVSGFEPVDVMESILRLVELKNLTESVVDVQYSRAVSEEGNLTAQALVDEYFEVRDSFRWRGLGPIPQSALKLKGKYAHRDAEIHFGGRLPVQEIDDHKACQCGDILRGLANPMDCKVFGRGCTPQTPLGSCMVSSEGACNAYYRYHGVQHVD is encoded by the coding sequence ATGCCCAATCAAGCCATCAATGAACCTGATTCATCACTAAAACTGAAGTCCCTTTATGAAGGGTTTCGTGATGCAGGGACCATTCGGGCGCTGGCCGCACGGATAAACAGCGCGGCCCAAAATCTCTCTGAGCCGCTGTACATCATGGAGGTGTGCGGTGGCCATACCCACACCATCATGAAATACGGCCTGCTCGGCCTGATACCGGACAATGTGAAATTTATCCATGGTCCCGGCTGCCCTGTTTGTGTGATGCCCAAAGAACGCATCGATCAGGCCATCGCCCTGGCTAAGATGGACGATGTCATACTGCTGACCCTGGGCGACATGATCAGAGTCCCCGGCTCAAAAGGCAGCCTGGCACAGGCCAGAGCCAGTGGCGCTGATGTGCGCCCCCTGTACGATCCCCTGGATGCGCTTGCCATCGCCAGAGACAATCCCGACAAGACAGTGGTGTTTTTCGCCATTGGTTTTGAAACCTCCACTCCCATGACCGCAGTGCTGCTTCAGCAAGCCGAGCACGCCGCCCTGCCCAACCTGCTGTTTCATATCAATCATGTGCTGGTGCCCCCTGCCATCGATGCGGTGATGGCCGAGCCTGCCACCAAGGTGAATGCCTTTATCGGCCCTGCCCATGTGAGCGTGATAAGTGGCGCCAAAATCTATCGCCGGGCGGCAGACGTGCACCATACCCCTGTGGTGGTCAGCGGTTTTGAACCCGTGGATGTGATGGAATCCATTTTGCGATTGGTGGAGCTTAAAAATCTCACCGAATCCGTGGTTGACGTGCAGTACAGCCGCGCGGTGTCTGAGGAAGGTAACCTGACCGCCCAGGCGTTGGTGGACGAGTACTTTGAAGTGCGTGACAGCTTCCGCTGGCGCGGTCTGGGGCCCATTCCCCAGTCAGCCCTGAAACTCAAAGGCAAGTACGCCCACAGGGATGCCGAAATCCATTTTGGCGGGCGTTTACCCGTTCAGGAAATCGACGATCACAAGGCCTGCCAGTGTGGTGACATTCTGCGTGGTCTTGCCAACCCCATGGACTGCAAAGTCTTTGGCCGTGGCTGCACGCCCCAAACGCCCCTTGGCAGTTGCATGGTCAGCTCAGAAGGCGCCTGCAATGCCTATTACCGCTACCATGGAGTCCAGCATGTCGACTAA
- a CDS encoding HypC/HybG/HupF family hydrogenase formation chaperone codes for MCLSVPSEVVALHDDEQAITVDTLGVRRKVSRHLLSDEIQIGDYVLIHIGFAMNKIDKEDALESLKLYKEIVEKLEAENHAQSSHQ; via the coding sequence ATGTGCCTTTCTGTCCCTTCTGAAGTGGTGGCACTGCATGACGATGAGCAGGCCATTACCGTCGATACCCTGGGGGTACGGCGAAAAGTCAGTCGTCATTTACTCAGCGATGAAATCCAAATCGGTGACTATGTGTTGATCCACATCGGCTTTGCGATGAATAAAATTGACAAAGAAGATGCTCTGGAGAGTCTTAAGCTTTATAAGGAAATTGTAGAAAAGCTGGAGGCAGAAAACCATGCCCAATCAAGCCATCAATGA
- the hypB gene encoding hydrogenase nickel incorporation protein HypB, producing the protein MCQDCGCSLPRFGMQDTHQHAHEHHELTTNPQLNDAKTLSVIHKILDKNDVEAAHNRGHFEAHQISAYNLMSSPGSGKTTLLECLHEYLGLTYGVIEGDLETSKDADRLLAKGIQAVQIQTGSACHLDAFMVHGALHRLTLDEGSIAFIENVGNLVCPASYDVGTHRNIVLLSVPEGDDKIAKYPVMFRRADLVLITKSDLTPYFDFSIESAKESLRALNPQCEVIELSVKDGRGMDRLATWLKQDHSSRYHADVGGN; encoded by the coding sequence ATGTGCCAGGACTGTGGCTGCTCATTACCGCGATTCGGGATGCAAGATACCCATCAGCACGCTCATGAACATCATGAGCTCACCACCAATCCCCAACTGAACGACGCCAAAACGCTGTCAGTTATCCATAAGATTCTGGATAAGAATGACGTGGAAGCGGCTCACAACCGCGGTCATTTCGAAGCCCATCAGATAAGCGCCTATAACCTGATGAGCAGTCCCGGCAGCGGTAAAACCACCTTGCTGGAGTGCTTGCATGAATATCTGGGACTGACCTACGGCGTGATTGAGGGCGATCTTGAGACCTCAAAAGATGCCGATCGCCTGCTGGCGAAAGGTATCCAGGCGGTGCAAATTCAAACCGGCAGCGCCTGCCATTTGGACGCCTTTATGGTCCATGGTGCCCTGCACCGTCTTACTCTGGATGAAGGCTCCATCGCCTTTATCGAAAACGTGGGCAATCTGGTGTGCCCGGCTAGCTATGATGTGGGTACCCATCGCAATATCGTGCTCTTATCCGTGCCTGAGGGTGACGACAAAATTGCAAAATACCCGGTGATGTTCCGCCGCGCGGATCTGGTTCTTATTACCAAGTCCGATCTCACGCCCTACTTTGACTTCAGTATTGAGAGCGCCAAAGAGAGCCTCAGAGCGCTCAATCCCCAGTGTGAAGTGATTGAATTGTCTGTCAAGGATGGTCGCGGCATGGACAGGCTCGCAACCTGGTTAAAGCAGGACCACAGCAGCCGCTATCATGCCGACGTTGGGGGAAATTGA
- the hypF gene encoding carbamoyltransferase HypF, whose translation MSVKISLHITGIVQGVGFRPHVFRLAHELGLGGSIRNDAEGVFIRLMGAQHKVDDFIEKLRSAPPPLARIDGFTLIADDGSDLDETRFVIEESQAGGEAQVVVSPDKSMCPDCLADIRNPSDRHYRYPFTNCTNCGPRYTLIKALPYDRKHTSMAHFAMCAQCEAEYKNPLDRRYHAQPVSCPNCGPKLSLTGPDGSLISSDAEFCLDECARLLKQGAIFAIKGLGGFHLVCDATHEEAVSSLRTRKVRPAKPLAVMVKDIAMARSFADGAQEEWQLLSSRERPIVIMKKAAEQHRAVPKDTQHRELAASVAPGIDRIGLFLPYTPLHALLLDSVDRPLVATSANRSGEPIIIAAVDIHQKLAGVVDFILDHDRPIVSGCDDSVVQWCAGQLQVIRLARGYAPLAMLSPKPSKSHLMAVGPQQKNTLGFGLGHNLFLSPHIGDLFSIEAEDYFIRTLESFKRLYQVEPGCVVADHHPDYAPSRFARRYAQSGDRAIELLTVQHHFAHILSVMAANSRSEPVLGFSFDGTGLGDDMSLWGGEVLLCSATHFERLGGLMPFALPGGDKASSEPWRVLLSLLAGHLSASQLQGLPCFAHLSQPMLNNHLKVIGRPGTLQSSSMGRLFDAAAALLGICQRVEFEGQAGMLLEAFAARATGPIPTLVLEDKQGQWDGAALLVSMLEQMDTLDTSPECLANAFINAIADAIAEKARHYPNLPVALSGGVFQSRTLANATAQRLSQQGLKLLPWGQVPVNDGGIALGQLWYAVHSFGQ comes from the coding sequence ATGAGTGTAAAGATAAGCCTTCACATCACCGGCATAGTTCAGGGGGTTGGGTTTCGGCCCCATGTATTTCGCCTCGCCCACGAGCTCGGGCTTGGCGGCAGTATCCGTAACGATGCTGAAGGCGTCTTTATTCGTTTGATGGGTGCCCAGCATAAAGTCGATGACTTCATTGAAAAGCTGCGCAGTGCCCCGCCGCCACTGGCGCGGATAGACGGTTTCACCCTGATAGCCGATGACGGTTCTGATCTTGACGAAACGCGCTTCGTGATTGAAGAAAGCCAGGCCGGCGGCGAGGCTCAGGTTGTGGTATCACCGGATAAAAGCATGTGTCCGGACTGCCTGGCTGATATCCGCAACCCAAGCGACAGGCACTACCGCTACCCCTTTACCAACTGCACCAACTGCGGCCCCCGCTACACCCTGATAAAAGCCTTGCCCTACGACAGAAAACACACCTCGATGGCGCACTTTGCCATGTGCGCTCAGTGTGAAGCCGAGTATAAAAATCCGCTGGACCGACGCTATCACGCCCAGCCGGTGAGTTGTCCAAACTGCGGGCCCAAGCTCAGTCTCACCGGTCCGGACGGCAGCCTTATCAGCAGCGATGCAGAGTTCTGTCTGGATGAGTGTGCGCGACTGTTAAAACAGGGCGCCATATTCGCTATCAAAGGGCTTGGCGGCTTTCATCTGGTGTGTGATGCCACCCATGAGGAGGCCGTAAGCAGCCTGCGAACGCGTAAAGTTCGCCCGGCTAAGCCCCTCGCAGTCATGGTCAAAGATATTGCCATGGCCAGAAGCTTCGCCGATGGCGCACAGGAGGAATGGCAACTGCTCTCTTCCCGGGAGCGCCCCATCGTCATTATGAAAAAAGCGGCTGAGCAGCATCGCGCAGTGCCAAAAGATACCCAGCACCGCGAACTTGCCGCCTCGGTGGCACCCGGCATCGACCGGATTGGACTTTTTTTACCCTACACACCACTGCATGCCTTGCTGCTGGACAGTGTTGACCGCCCGCTGGTCGCCACCAGCGCCAACCGCAGTGGTGAGCCAATCATCATAGCGGCTGTAGATATCCACCAAAAACTCGCAGGCGTGGTGGACTTTATTCTCGACCACGATCGCCCCATCGTATCGGGGTGTGATGACAGCGTGGTCCAATGGTGTGCCGGACAGCTCCAGGTTATCCGTCTCGCCAGAGGCTATGCGCCGCTGGCAATGCTCAGCCCTAAACCCAGCAAGTCCCATCTGATGGCGGTGGGGCCTCAGCAAAAAAATACCCTGGGATTTGGCCTTGGCCATAACCTCTTCTTAAGCCCCCATATCGGCGATCTCTTCAGTATTGAGGCCGAAGATTATTTTATTCGAACACTGGAGAGTTTTAAGCGCCTCTATCAGGTAGAGCCTGGCTGCGTGGTAGCCGACCATCACCCGGATTATGCCCCGAGCCGCTTTGCCCGGCGCTATGCCCAAAGTGGCGATCGCGCCATTGAACTGCTCACTGTGCAGCACCATTTTGCCCACATATTGTCGGTGATGGCGGCCAATTCCCGCAGCGAACCCGTTCTGGGATTCAGTTTTGATGGCACGGGTCTCGGTGACGATATGAGCCTGTGGGGCGGCGAAGTGCTGCTGTGCAGCGCAACCCACTTCGAGCGTCTCGGAGGACTGATGCCCTTTGCCCTGCCCGGCGGGGACAAGGCCAGCAGCGAACCCTGGCGGGTGCTGTTAAGCCTGCTCGCGGGTCATCTTTCGGCCTCACAGCTTCAGGGACTTCCCTGTTTTGCCCATTTAAGTCAGCCCATGCTGAACAACCACCTCAAAGTCATAGGGCGTCCCGGCACCTTGCAAAGCTCATCCATGGGAAGGCTCTTTGATGCGGCCGCCGCCTTGCTGGGTATCTGCCAACGAGTCGAGTTTGAAGGCCAGGCAGGCATGTTACTGGAAGCCTTTGCCGCCCGGGCAACCGGCCCCATCCCCACTCTGGTTCTGGAAGATAAACAGGGCCAGTGGGACGGTGCAGCGCTGCTGGTGTCTATGCTGGAGCAGATGGACACGTTGGATACCTCCCCAGAATGCCTGGCGAACGCTTTTATCAATGCCATCGCCGATGCCATCGCCGAGAAAGCGCGTCATTATCCCAATTTGCCCGTGGCACTGAGCGGCGGCGTGTTCCAAAGCCGCACTCTCGCCAATGCCACTGCCCAGAGGCTTTCACAACAAGGGCTTAAGCTGCTGCCATGGGGGCAGGTCCCGGTAAATGATGGTGGTATCGCCCTCGGCCAACTTTGGTACGCAGTTCACAGTTTTGGTCAATAA